From a single Nocardioides panacis genomic region:
- a CDS encoding DNA polymerase IV yields the protein MTLRAWVLHVDLDQFIAAVEVLRRPELAGLPVVVGGRGDPTERGVVSTASYEARAFGVGSGMPLRTAARKCPDAVFLAVDHAAYDAASVQVMDTLRSFDVPVEVLGWDEAFLAVTTEDPVGFAQEVRAAVLERTGLHCSIGIGDNKLQAKIATDFGKPRGVFTITGETWFEQMGQRPTEALWGIGRKTAKKLAELGIATVADLAGTDTVLLADRLGPTMGPWYRRLGRGVDSSPVDATPYVARGHGRETTFQENQSDWAAVADAVRVLAGQVTRDIAAEGRAAVRVGMKLRYAPFETRTRSLTLAAPTSEEGVIAAAALELLGRFDHERAVRLVGVRAEMEPPPT from the coding sequence ATGACCCTGCGCGCGTGGGTGCTGCACGTCGACCTCGACCAGTTCATCGCTGCCGTCGAGGTGCTGCGCCGCCCCGAGCTGGCCGGCCTCCCGGTGGTCGTCGGCGGGCGCGGCGACCCGACCGAGCGCGGGGTGGTGTCCACCGCGTCCTACGAGGCACGGGCGTTCGGCGTCGGCTCGGGCATGCCGCTGCGCACGGCGGCCCGCAAGTGTCCCGACGCGGTGTTCCTCGCCGTCGACCACGCGGCCTACGACGCGGCCTCCGTGCAGGTGATGGACACCCTGCGGTCCTTCGACGTGCCGGTGGAGGTGCTCGGCTGGGACGAGGCGTTCCTCGCGGTGACCACCGAGGACCCGGTCGGGTTCGCCCAGGAGGTCCGCGCCGCCGTCCTGGAGCGCACCGGCCTGCACTGCTCGATCGGTATCGGGGACAACAAGCTGCAGGCCAAGATCGCCACCGACTTCGGCAAGCCGCGCGGCGTCTTCACGATCACCGGCGAGACCTGGTTCGAGCAGATGGGACAGCGCCCGACGGAGGCGCTGTGGGGCATCGGCCGCAAGACCGCCAAGAAGCTCGCCGAGCTGGGCATCGCCACGGTGGCCGACCTGGCCGGCACGGACACCGTGCTGCTGGCCGACCGGCTCGGGCCGACGATGGGGCCGTGGTACCGCCGGCTCGGGCGGGGCGTCGACTCCTCGCCGGTGGACGCGACGCCGTACGTCGCCCGCGGGCACGGCCGGGAGACGACGTTCCAGGAGAACCAGTCCGACTGGGCCGCCGTCGCCGACGCCGTACGCGTGCTCGCCGGGCAGGTCACCCGGGACATCGCCGCGGAGGGACGCGCAGCCGTGCGGGTCGGGATGAAGCTGCGCTACGCGCCGTTCGAGACCCGGACCCGCTCGTTGACGCTGGCCGCACCGACCTCGGAGGAGGGCGTGATCGCCGCGGCGGCCCTCGAGCTGCTCGGCCGGTTCGACCACGAGCGGGCGGTCCGGCTGGTCGGCGTGCGCGCGGAGATGGAGCCGCCCCCGACGTGA
- a CDS encoding MFS transporter: MHVLSPQEPPREWTVDEVTVTEPSVIRRAISAAAIGNVTEWYDFGVYAYFEPTIKEVFFADLPDTMGTIATFALFAVAFLVRPFGGLFFGPLADRIGRNKVLATTMILMALGTFAIGCIPSQSSIGILAPILLLVARLVQGFSTGGEYGNAMTFIAEYAPDRKRGFLGSWLEFGTFTGYIMGAIIVTVAGAALTDDQLLSWGWRIPFFVALPLGMVGVYLRTRLADTPAFLALEKESEEREKEQRRENGGELRKIAHLWPIMLVCIGLVLAWNVTNYMLTSYMPTYVTTTLPDVQGGSSVSETTSQVLQIVVMVVALVTIPLLGRLTDRIGRKPIVWFGSIGLIVLSLPAVLLIRAQTGVTIFLGLLIMGILLICFSATMPSTLPSLFPTRVRGGALSIAFNISVSLFGGTTSVIVGSLVSATGDLNWPAYYLIATGVVGAVSIYFTRESNGRHLWGSAPAADSEQGAQELVDTPA, from the coding sequence GTGCACGTGCTCAGCCCGCAGGAACCACCCCGCGAGTGGACCGTCGACGAGGTGACGGTCACCGAGCCGAGCGTCATCAGGCGCGCGATCAGCGCGGCCGCCATCGGCAATGTCACCGAGTGGTACGACTTCGGCGTCTACGCCTACTTCGAGCCCACGATCAAGGAGGTCTTCTTCGCCGACCTCCCCGACACCATGGGCACGATCGCGACGTTCGCGCTGTTCGCCGTCGCGTTCCTGGTCCGGCCGTTCGGCGGGCTGTTCTTCGGGCCGCTGGCCGACCGCATCGGCCGCAACAAGGTCCTGGCGACCACGATGATCCTGATGGCGCTGGGCACCTTCGCCATCGGCTGCATCCCGAGCCAGAGCTCGATCGGCATCCTCGCGCCGATCCTGCTGCTCGTCGCGCGCCTCGTGCAGGGCTTCTCGACCGGCGGTGAGTACGGCAACGCGATGACGTTCATCGCGGAGTACGCCCCGGACCGCAAGCGCGGCTTCCTCGGCAGCTGGCTCGAGTTCGGCACGTTCACCGGCTACATCATGGGCGCGATCATCGTCACCGTCGCCGGTGCCGCGCTCACCGACGACCAGCTGCTCTCGTGGGGCTGGCGCATCCCGTTCTTCGTCGCCCTGCCCCTGGGCATGGTGGGCGTCTACCTGCGCACCCGGCTCGCGGACACCCCGGCGTTCCTCGCCCTGGAGAAGGAGTCCGAGGAGCGCGAGAAGGAGCAGCGCCGCGAGAACGGCGGCGAGCTGCGGAAGATCGCCCACCTGTGGCCGATCATGCTCGTGTGCATCGGCCTGGTGCTGGCCTGGAACGTCACCAACTACATGCTGACCTCCTACATGCCGACCTACGTCACCACGACGCTGCCGGACGTGCAGGGCGGCTCCAGCGTCTCGGAGACCACGTCGCAGGTCCTGCAGATCGTGGTGATGGTGGTGGCGCTGGTCACGATCCCGCTGCTCGGCCGGCTCACCGACCGGATCGGCCGCAAGCCGATCGTGTGGTTCGGCTCGATCGGGCTGATCGTCCTCTCGCTGCCCGCCGTGCTGCTGATCCGCGCGCAGACCGGCGTGACGATCTTCCTCGGCCTGCTGATCATGGGCATCCTGCTGATCTGCTTCAGCGCGACGATGCCCTCCACCCTGCCGTCGCTGTTCCCGACGCGGGTCCGGGGCGGTGCGCTGTCGATCGCGTTCAACATCTCGGTCTCCCTCTTCGGAGGTACGACGTCGGTGATCGTCGGCTCGCTCGTGAGCGCGACCGGCGACCTGAACTGGCCGGCGTACTACCTGATCGCGACCGGGGTCGTCGGTGCGGTGTCGATCTACTTCACCCGCGAGTCCAACGGCCGGCACCTGTGGGGATCGGCCCCCGCGGCCGACTCCGAGCAGGGCGCCCAGGAGCTGGTGGACACCCCGGCCTAG
- a CDS encoding threonine/serine ThrE exporter family protein, whose protein sequence is MADSRDTVRDTGRDPARDQSRDVYKTLDLGLRIGEVLLSSGAGAADVGATMLNVAHGCGLRGATADVTFTELAMSHQTSFDEPSMIQIRQVRHREIDYEDLTLVDHLVRDLVRGEIDRDEARSRLARIVSSGHRLPRWAVTLSLGVMGAGVGLLVGGDWVVTLIAFVAAVGVDLLQRQMSRRRLPGFYQQVAGGLLATLIAVTTVAVGVDVDPSRVVTAGIILLLAGINFMGAIQDALTGFPLTAGARILEAILATAGVIAGVSGGLTVGRMLGVNLGRLDPGITSFSDLPVMTLGAAITAAAFAFAAYAPLRSLAPIALIAGVAEVVFYTTFDRGLGVAWSSAMASVTVGLVSYAVAARVRVPPLVIVVSSIVPLLPGLSIYRGLYLLSEGGNGLLSMINAAAIAIALAAGVIFGEYVAQPLKREARRLEGRLSGPRLVGPMRARSVRRRTAARTDPR, encoded by the coding sequence ATGGCGGACAGCAGAGACACGGTCAGGGACACAGGCAGGGACCCGGCACGGGACCAGAGCCGGGACGTCTACAAGACGCTGGACCTCGGCCTGCGCATCGGGGAGGTGCTGCTGTCCTCGGGCGCCGGGGCCGCCGACGTCGGCGCCACGATGCTGAACGTCGCGCACGGCTGCGGGCTCCGCGGGGCGACCGCCGACGTCACCTTCACCGAGCTGGCGATGAGCCACCAGACCAGCTTCGACGAGCCGTCGATGATCCAGATCCGGCAGGTGCGGCACCGCGAGATCGACTACGAGGACCTCACCCTGGTCGACCACCTCGTCCGCGACCTGGTCCGCGGGGAGATCGACCGCGACGAGGCCCGCAGCCGGCTCGCCCGGATCGTCTCCTCCGGTCACCGGCTGCCCCGCTGGGCGGTCACGCTCTCGCTCGGCGTGATGGGCGCGGGCGTCGGTCTGCTGGTCGGCGGTGACTGGGTGGTCACGCTGATCGCGTTCGTCGCCGCGGTCGGGGTCGACCTGCTCCAGCGGCAGATGTCGCGCCGGCGGCTCCCGGGCTTCTACCAGCAGGTCGCCGGCGGCCTGCTGGCCACGCTGATCGCGGTCACCACGGTGGCCGTCGGCGTGGACGTCGACCCGTCCCGGGTGGTCACCGCGGGGATCATCCTGCTGCTCGCAGGCATCAACTTCATGGGCGCCATCCAGGACGCCCTGACCGGCTTCCCGCTCACCGCGGGCGCCCGGATCCTGGAGGCGATCCTGGCGACCGCGGGCGTCATCGCGGGCGTCAGCGGTGGGCTCACGGTGGGCCGGATGCTCGGGGTGAACCTCGGCCGCCTCGACCCCGGGATCACGTCGTTCAGCGACCTGCCGGTGATGACGCTGGGAGCCGCGATCACCGCCGCCGCGTTCGCGTTCGCGGCCTACGCGCCGCTGCGCAGCCTGGCCCCGATCGCGCTGATCGCCGGTGTCGCCGAGGTGGTGTTCTACACCACCTTCGACCGCGGGCTCGGGGTCGCGTGGTCCTCGGCGATGGCGTCGGTGACGGTCGGCCTGGTGAGCTACGCGGTGGCGGCGCGGGTCCGGGTGCCGCCGCTGGTGATCGTGGTGTCCTCGATCGTCCCGCTGCTGCCCGGCCTGTCGATCTACCGCGGCCTCTACCTGCTCTCCGAGGGCGGCAACGGCCTGCTGTCGATGATCAACGCGGCGGCGATCGCGATCGCGCTGGCGGCTGGGGTGATCTTCGGCGAGTACGTCGCCCAGCCGCTCAAGCGCGAGGCGCGGCGCCTCGAGGGCCGGCTGTCCGGCCCCCGGCTGGTCGGCCCGATGCGGGCGCGCTCCGTCCGGCGCCGCACGGCCGCGAGGACGGACCCGCGCTAG
- a CDS encoding acylphosphatase, translating to MSRAVAREAVVHGRVQGVFFRASCQDEARVLGVRGWVWNAADGTVHAHLEGPAEDVDALVAWLHVGPRHAVVERVDVRDVPPQGPAGFEVR from the coding sequence GTGAGCCGGGCCGTCGCCCGGGAGGCGGTCGTGCACGGCCGGGTGCAGGGCGTGTTCTTCCGTGCCTCGTGCCAGGACGAGGCCCGCGTGCTGGGCGTGCGGGGCTGGGTGTGGAACGCGGCCGACGGGACCGTGCACGCGCACCTCGAGGGCCCGGCCGAGGACGTCGACGCCCTGGTGGCCTGGCTGCACGTGGGCCCGCGGCACGCGGTGGTCGAGCGGGTCGACGTCCGCGACGTGCCGCCGCAGGGACCGGCCGGCTTCGAGGTCCGCTAG
- a CDS encoding DUF402 domain-containing protein produces MSGQVPGSPVRVVARKWPDRPHWEHDAVRLGEDDLGLWVGAPVGTAMSRPGAAFRTDQPQVTLVPHEGAYLATFYERGGTAHCDVYVDITTVPVRTPDAVTAVDLDLDVVRGWTGRVWVDDEDEFAAHRVRYAYPSDLVRLAVTSCDEVHAAVTSARPPYDGVLPRAWFAVLDEVRPVALEGS; encoded by the coding sequence GTGAGCGGGCAGGTCCCCGGAAGCCCGGTCCGCGTCGTCGCCCGGAAGTGGCCCGACCGCCCGCACTGGGAGCACGACGCGGTCCGCCTCGGCGAGGACGACCTCGGCCTGTGGGTGGGCGCGCCGGTCGGCACCGCGATGAGCCGGCCCGGAGCGGCGTTCCGCACCGACCAGCCGCAGGTGACGCTGGTGCCGCACGAGGGTGCCTACCTCGCCACGTTCTACGAGCGCGGCGGCACCGCGCACTGCGACGTGTACGTCGACATCACCACCGTCCCGGTCCGCACCCCCGACGCGGTCACGGCCGTGGACCTCGACCTCGACGTCGTGCGCGGCTGGACCGGCCGGGTCTGGGTCGACGACGAGGACGAGTTCGCCGCGCACCGCGTGCGCTACGCCTACCCCTCCGACCTGGTCCGGCTGGCCGTGACGTCCTGCGACGAGGTGCACGCCGCGGTCACCTCCGCGCGGCCGCCGTACGACGGAGTGCTGCCGCGGGCCTGGTTCGCGGTGCTCGACGAGGTCCGGCCGGTCGCCCTGGAGGGCTCGTGA
- a CDS encoding SDR family NAD(P)-dependent oxidoreductase, with the protein MKTLDGKVVVITGAGSGIGRALAVRAAQQGAVLAISDWDEVGLVETAQQVQTSTHHPVRTDKVDVRDRAAVAAYAASVRAELGRVNVLVNNAGVALHGDFEETTYEDFEWVMDVDFWGVVQGTKEFLPHLIESGDGHVVNVSSLFGLLGMPGQTAYNSAKFAARGFTEALRQEMILAKHPVQVTCVHPGGIKTAIARNSRVTGSHDQTHVARHFDTKMARTTPERAAEIILDGVLADKPRVVVGADAKLLDLFVRVVGARYQRVFTLAARRLAP; encoded by the coding sequence ATGAAGACCCTCGACGGCAAGGTGGTCGTGATCACCGGCGCCGGCTCCGGCATCGGCCGCGCCCTCGCGGTCCGGGCCGCCCAGCAGGGCGCCGTCCTGGCGATCTCCGACTGGGACGAGGTCGGCCTGGTGGAGACCGCGCAGCAGGTGCAGACCAGCACCCACCACCCGGTGCGCACCGACAAGGTCGACGTGCGGGACCGGGCCGCGGTGGCGGCGTACGCCGCTTCGGTGCGCGCGGAGCTCGGCCGGGTCAACGTCCTGGTCAACAACGCGGGCGTCGCGCTGCACGGCGACTTCGAGGAGACCACCTACGAGGACTTCGAGTGGGTCATGGACGTCGACTTCTGGGGCGTCGTGCAGGGCACCAAGGAGTTCCTGCCGCACCTGATCGAGTCCGGCGACGGCCACGTCGTCAACGTGTCCAGCCTCTTCGGGCTGCTCGGGATGCCGGGCCAGACGGCGTACAACTCGGCGAAGTTCGCGGCGCGCGGCTTCACCGAGGCGCTCCGCCAGGAGATGATCCTGGCCAAGCACCCGGTCCAGGTGACCTGCGTGCACCCCGGCGGGATCAAGACCGCGATCGCCCGCAACTCCCGGGTCACCGGCTCCCACGACCAGACGCACGTCGCCCGGCACTTCGACACCAAGATGGCCCGGACCACCCCCGAGCGGGCCGCCGAGATCATCCTCGACGGGGTGCTGGCCGACAAGCCGCGGGTGGTCGTCGGCGCGGACGCCAAGCTGCTCGACCTGTTCGTGCGCGTCGTCGGTGCGCGCTACCAGCGGGTGTTCACGCTGGCCGCGCGGCGCCTCGCCCCGTAG
- a CDS encoding flavin-containing monooxygenase: MPPTPATPGPPAAHPTGLPAHVHTLVIGAGFAGLCTAIKLDEAGERDFLVAERGDDVGGTWRDNTYPGAACDVPSQLYSFSFAPNPHWSRSFSPQPEIQAYIQRVAETSGVLDRFRFGCALEDAAWDVDAQRWQVRTTTGSLTADVLVSAAGALSDARLPDIDGIDSFAGEVFHSSQWRHDQDLTGKRVAVIGTGASAIQIVPEIAERVAHLDVYQRTAPHVIPRRDRAYTALEKAGFAHVPGLQKAYRTAIYWARESFVPAFVWDSRIAAPARRAARLNIERGIADPELRAKVTPHFELGCKRVLISNDWYPALAREDVDLVTDRIERVTPRGIVTADGTEREVDVLVVATGFLATDLPIARHIRGRDGVTLAEHFREHGMQAYKGATVHGFPNLFFVVGPNTGLGHSSMVLMIESQVAYAVDALRAMRSRGIGAVEPTAQAQRAWNDDLQRRMRRTVWSSGGCSSWYLDAHGRNVTLWPRTTYTFRRLTARFDPAAYVAVPAPSTDRKVPA, translated from the coding sequence ATGCCCCCGACCCCTGCCACGCCCGGACCCCCGGCTGCTCACCCGACCGGGCTGCCCGCGCACGTGCACACGCTCGTCATCGGGGCCGGTTTCGCCGGCCTGTGCACGGCGATCAAGCTCGACGAGGCCGGCGAGCGCGACTTCCTGGTCGCCGAGCGCGGCGACGACGTCGGCGGCACGTGGCGCGACAACACCTACCCCGGCGCAGCCTGCGACGTGCCCTCGCAGCTCTACTCGTTCTCCTTCGCGCCCAACCCGCACTGGTCCCGCTCGTTCTCCCCCCAGCCCGAGATCCAGGCCTACATCCAGCGCGTCGCCGAGACCTCCGGGGTGCTGGACCGCTTCCGCTTCGGGTGCGCGCTCGAGGACGCCGCCTGGGACGTGGACGCCCAGCGCTGGCAGGTGCGTACGACGACCGGCAGCCTGACCGCGGACGTGCTGGTCAGCGCCGCGGGTGCCCTGTCGGACGCCCGGCTGCCGGACATCGACGGCATCGACTCGTTCGCGGGCGAGGTGTTCCACTCCTCGCAGTGGCGCCACGACCAGGACCTCACCGGCAAGCGGGTGGCGGTCATCGGCACCGGGGCCTCGGCGATCCAGATCGTGCCGGAGATCGCCGAGCGGGTCGCCCACCTCGACGTCTACCAGCGGACCGCTCCGCACGTGATCCCGCGCCGCGACCGGGCCTACACCGCCCTGGAGAAGGCCGGCTTCGCGCACGTGCCGGGCCTCCAGAAGGCCTACCGCACGGCGATCTACTGGGCCCGGGAGAGCTTCGTGCCGGCCTTCGTCTGGGACTCCCGGATCGCCGCGCCGGCCCGCAGGGCCGCCCGGCTGAACATCGAGCGGGGCATCGCCGACCCGGAGCTGCGCGCGAAGGTGACCCCGCACTTCGAGCTCGGCTGCAAGCGGGTGCTGATCTCCAACGACTGGTACCCCGCCCTGGCGCGCGAGGACGTCGACCTGGTCACGGACCGGATCGAGAGGGTCACCCCGCGCGGCATCGTCACCGCGGACGGCACCGAGCGCGAGGTCGACGTGCTGGTCGTCGCGACCGGGTTCCTGGCCACCGACCTGCCGATCGCCCGGCACATCCGCGGCCGCGACGGGGTCACCCTGGCCGAGCACTTCCGCGAGCACGGCATGCAGGCCTACAAGGGCGCGACCGTGCACGGCTTCCCGAACCTGTTCTTCGTCGTCGGCCCGAACACCGGTCTCGGCCACTCCAGCATGGTGCTCATGATCGAGTCGCAGGTCGCCTACGCCGTCGACGCGCTGCGCGCGATGCGCAGCCGGGGCATCGGCGCCGTGGAGCCCACCGCGCAGGCCCAGCGGGCCTGGAACGACGACCTGCAGCGCCGGATGCGGCGCACGGTGTGGAGCTCCGGGGGATGCTCGAGCTGGTACCTCGACGCCCACGGCCGCAACGTCACGCTCTGGCCGCGGACGACGTACACGTTCCGGCGGCTGACCGCCCGCTTCGACCCCGCGGCCTACGTCGCGGTCCCCGCACCCAGCACCGACAGGAAGGTCCCCGCATGA
- a CDS encoding TetR/AcrR family transcriptional regulator, translating into MISAPPGRVRMDPGTRREQLLALGVRLLSTRSLDELSIEMLAEEAGISRGLLYHYFGNKQDFHRAVVRKAADDLIRVTAPVREGEPLERLATSLDAYVDYVGANYAGYVSLVRGAASGNPDLMQIYDEARAALTDRIFDTAGADGVLSALALEDSPEVRLMVRGWSAMAEDVVIAWVRDHRGVSREDLLTMLAAALPGVLSGTP; encoded by the coding sequence ATGATCTCCGCCCCGCCCGGCCGCGTCCGGATGGACCCCGGCACCCGCCGCGAGCAGCTGCTGGCGCTCGGCGTGCGGCTGCTCTCCACGCGGTCCCTGGACGAGCTGTCGATCGAGATGCTGGCCGAGGAGGCCGGGATCTCGCGCGGCCTGCTCTACCACTACTTCGGCAACAAGCAGGACTTCCACCGGGCCGTCGTGCGCAAGGCGGCCGACGACCTGATCCGGGTCACCGCGCCGGTCCGGGAGGGCGAGCCGCTGGAGCGGCTGGCGACCTCGCTGGACGCGTACGTCGACTACGTCGGCGCCAACTACGCGGGATACGTCTCGCTGGTGCGCGGCGCGGCCAGCGGCAACCCGGACCTGATGCAGATCTACGACGAGGCCCGCGCCGCGCTGACCGACCGGATCTTCGACACCGCCGGCGCCGACGGCGTGCTCTCGGCGCTCGCCCTCGAGGACAGCCCGGAGGTCCGGCTGATGGTGCGGGGCTGGAGCGCGATGGCCGAGGACGTCGTGATCGCCTGGGTCCGCGACCACCGCGGCGTCTCCCGTGAGGACCTGCTCACGATGCTCGCCGCAGCGCTGCCCGGCGTGCTGTCCGGCACGCCCTGA
- a CDS encoding SigE family RNA polymerase sigma factor, giving the protein MRGSVRDAEFSEYVAGRRAQLRRTAYLLCGDAHRAEDLVQTTLMKVYVAWPRISRDGNVDAYTRRVMVNAHIDETRRAWRREWPGVEEHDVPAAVEGSPEDRDLVLAALAGLPPRQRAAVVLRHYWGLSVQETADDLGCSTGTVKSQTSHALRRLGSALSPHYEERSGR; this is encoded by the coding sequence ATGCGCGGGTCGGTCCGGGACGCGGAGTTCAGCGAGTACGTCGCCGGCCGGCGGGCCCAGCTCCGCCGCACGGCGTACCTCCTGTGCGGTGACGCGCACCGTGCCGAGGACCTCGTGCAGACCACCCTGATGAAGGTGTACGTCGCCTGGCCGCGGATCTCGCGCGACGGCAACGTCGACGCGTACACCCGCCGGGTGATGGTCAACGCGCACATCGACGAGACCCGCCGGGCCTGGCGGCGCGAGTGGCCCGGCGTCGAGGAGCACGACGTGCCGGCGGCGGTGGAGGGCTCCCCGGAGGACCGGGACCTGGTGCTGGCGGCGCTCGCCGGCCTGCCGCCCCGGCAACGTGCGGCGGTGGTGCTCCGGCACTACTGGGGGCTGTCGGTCCAGGAGACGGCGGACGACCTGGGGTGCAGCACCGGCACCGTGAAGAGCCAGACCTCGCACGCCCTGCGGCGCCTCGGGTCGGCGCTGTCGCCGCACTACGAGGAGAGGAGCGGACGGTGA
- a CDS encoding GPGG-motif small membrane protein: MYLIALIIAIVLVVAGIVQIVRGGLLIGIVLIVLGLIIGPGGYSILR; this comes from the coding sequence ATGTACCTCATTGCACTCATCATCGCGATCGTCCTGGTCGTCGCCGGCATCGTGCAGATCGTCCGCGGCGGCCTGCTGATCGGCATCGTGCTGATCGTCCTGGGCCTGATCATCGGCCCCGGCGGCTACAGCATCCTCAGATAG
- a CDS encoding NUDIX hydrolase: MASPSEQPVQHVTVDVVVLTVRAGELCALVVRRGEAPYKGRWALPGGIVADGEDLVDAARRELVEETSVSPASVRLEQLATYGAPGRDPRRRTVSVAWLAVLPRPAVPEGGTHRARATWRPTEWLLGRGRLAFDHRTILRDGVERARAKLEYTNIATAFLEPEFTIAQLRAVYEVVWGHPLDAGNFHRKVTKTDGFVSPTGRRQSAGRGRPAELFTVGTEESLYPPLTRRSLA, encoded by the coding sequence GTGGCGTCCCCGAGCGAGCAACCGGTCCAGCACGTGACCGTCGACGTCGTGGTGCTGACGGTCCGCGCCGGTGAGCTGTGCGCCCTCGTGGTGCGACGCGGAGAGGCGCCGTACAAGGGGCGGTGGGCGCTGCCCGGCGGGATCGTGGCCGACGGCGAGGACCTCGTGGACGCGGCGCGCCGCGAGCTGGTCGAGGAGACCTCAGTGAGCCCGGCGTCCGTGCGGCTCGAGCAGCTCGCGACGTACGGCGCCCCGGGACGCGACCCCCGCCGCCGTACCGTCAGCGTGGCCTGGCTGGCCGTCCTGCCCCGCCCCGCCGTGCCCGAGGGCGGCACCCACCGGGCCCGGGCCACCTGGCGCCCGACGGAGTGGCTGCTGGGGCGCGGGCGGCTGGCCTTCGACCACCGCACGATCCTCCGCGACGGCGTGGAGCGGGCGCGCGCGAAGCTGGAGTACACCAACATCGCCACCGCGTTCCTCGAGCCGGAGTTCACCATCGCGCAGCTGCGTGCGGTCTACGAGGTGGTGTGGGGGCACCCGCTGGACGCCGGCAACTTCCACCGGAAGGTCACCAAGACCGACGGGTTCGTGTCGCCGACCGGCCGCCGCCAGTCCGCCGGGCGCGGCCGTCCCGCCGAGCTGTTCACCGTGGGCACCGAGGAGTCGCTCTACCCGCCCCTCACCCGCCGCTCCCTTGCCTAG
- a CDS encoding HNH endonuclease signature motif containing protein, with translation MTSTVHDDLELRDLTPVEVLAAVAESRRAADREEARLLALAVHWVDLHPVTGATTGPIQVPAAGLDAHPGDESVLGGDGTPGIAEHALDALAATLSLSHSTTRRLVGEAVELCFRLPRLWALVHDGRLQAWKARQVAARTTRLSRAAADFVDRHLAVIATRNRTLTPGRLNELVHEAMLRCDPDQAAGIEQAALDARGVWFDHRASTATTDLTARLDTLDALDLQTTVGDLAGILARLGDTRPLDQRQATALALLAHPQRSLDLAHRAHLQGAGPTGAVPASTTPPGSGASPDGGPNGSRATLFLHLTVADLEPSAAGQGGGGRVEKLGPATLTLLRDWLSRTSGVTVRPVLDLARSDAVDAHDPPGRMRECVVERDRHCVFPGCPIDARSCDLDHLVPYVPPDDGGPPGQTTPANLACLCRRHHRLKTFTAWTYQRLPDGDYAWTDPHARTYRVTPGS, from the coding sequence GTGACCAGCACCGTCCACGACGACCTCGAGCTGCGTGACCTCACGCCCGTCGAGGTCCTCGCCGCGGTCGCCGAGAGCCGACGGGCCGCGGACCGGGAGGAGGCCCGGCTGCTCGCACTCGCCGTGCACTGGGTCGACCTGCACCCGGTCACCGGGGCCACGACCGGCCCTATCCAGGTGCCGGCCGCCGGCCTGGACGCTCACCCCGGCGACGAGTCGGTCCTGGGCGGGGACGGCACCCCCGGCATCGCCGAGCACGCCCTCGACGCACTGGCCGCCACCCTGTCCCTGTCCCACTCCACGACCCGCCGGCTGGTGGGCGAGGCCGTCGAGCTGTGCTTCCGGCTGCCGCGCCTGTGGGCGCTGGTGCACGACGGGCGGCTGCAGGCCTGGAAGGCCCGCCAGGTCGCCGCCCGCACCACCAGGCTGTCGCGGGCAGCGGCGGACTTCGTGGACCGGCACCTCGCGGTGATCGCCACCCGGAACCGGACCCTGACCCCGGGCCGGCTCAACGAGCTGGTCCACGAAGCCATGCTGCGCTGCGACCCCGACCAGGCCGCCGGCATCGAGCAGGCCGCCCTGGACGCCCGCGGGGTCTGGTTCGACCACCGCGCCTCGACCGCCACCACCGACCTCACCGCCCGGCTGGACACCCTCGACGCCCTGGACCTGCAAACCACCGTCGGTGACCTGGCCGGCATCCTGGCCCGGCTCGGCGACACCCGCCCCCTCGACCAGCGCCAGGCCACCGCCCTGGCACTGCTCGCCCACCCGCAACGCAGCCTCGACCTCGCCCACCGCGCCCACCTCCAAGGGGCCGGCCCCACAGGCGCCGTTCCGGCCTCGACCACCCCACCAGGGAGTGGGGCGTCCCCGGACGGTGGCCCGAACGGGTCACGGGCGACCCTGTTCCTGCACCTCACCGTCGCCGACCTGGAGCCGTCCGCCGCCGGGCAGGGTGGTGGCGGGCGGGTGGAGAAGCTCGGTCCGGCCACCCTGACCCTGCTGCGCGACTGGCTCTCCCGGACCTCCGGGGTGACCGTCCGACCGGTCCTGGACCTCGCCCGCAGCGACGCGGTCGACGCCCACGACCCTCCGGGCCGGATGCGCGAGTGCGTGGTCGAGCGCGACCGGCACTGCGTGTTCCCCGGCTGCCCGATCGACGCCCGGTCCTGCGACCTCGACCACCTGGTCCCCTACGTCCCACCCGACGACGGCGGACCACCGGGCCAGACCACCCCCGCCAACCTGGCCTGCCTGTGCCGCCGGCACCACCGGCTCAAGACCTTCACCGCCTGGACCTACCAGCGGCTGCCCGACGGCGACTACGCCTGGACCGACCCGCACGCCCGCACGTACCGGGTCACCCCCGGATCCTGA